From the Tripterygium wilfordii isolate XIE 37 chromosome 6, ASM1340144v1, whole genome shotgun sequence genome, one window contains:
- the LOC119999321 gene encoding 1-aminocyclopropane-1-carboxylate oxidase-like: MEFPVINMEKLNGQERAATMDKIKDACENWGFFELLNHGIPYELLDTVERMTKDHYSKCMEQRFKEYVASRGLEAAETEINDIDWESTFFMRHLPHSNIAEIPDLDDIYRNVMKEFALKLEKLAEEMLDLLCVNLGLEKGYLKKAFYGSKGPTFGTKVSNYPPCPKPDLIKGLRAHTDAGGIILLFQDDKVSGLQLLKDGQWIDVPPMRHSIVINLGDQLEVISNGKYKSVEHRVIAQTDGARMSIASFYNPGSDAVIYPAPALVEKEAEEEKKQAYPKFVFDDYMKLYAGVKFQAKEPRFEALKAVETNVLLGQTPVATA, encoded by the exons ATGGAGTTCCCAGTGATTAACATGGAGAAACTAAATGGCCAAGAGAGAGCAGCCACCATGGACAAGATCAAAGATGCCTGTGAGAATTGGGGATTCTTTGAG cTTCTGAATCATGGCATACCATATGAGCTGCTGGACACAGTAGAGAGAATGACAAAAGATCACTACAGCAAATGCATGGAACAGAGGTTCAAAGAATATGTTGCAAGCAGAGGCTTAGAGGCTGCAGAAACAGAGATCAATGACATTGATTGGGAGAGTACCTTCTTCATGCGTCATCTCCCCCACTCAAACATTGCAGAGATTCCCGATCTTGATGATATCTACAG GAATGTGATGAAGGAATTTGCATTGAAATTGGAGAAGCTAGCAGAGGAGATGTTGGACTTGTTATGTGTGAATCTTGGGCTTGAGAAAGGGTACCTGAAGAAGGCGTTCTATGGATCTAAAGGTCCAACTTTTGGGACAAAAGTGAGCAACTACCCACCATGTCCCAAGCCAGACCTCATCAAAGGCTTGAGAGCCCACACAGATGCTGGTGGCATCATTTTGCTCTTCCAGGATGACAAGGTCAGTGGCCTCCAGCTCCTTAAAGACGGCCAATGGATCGACGTTCCCCCGATGCGACACTCCATTGTCATCAACCTCGGCGACCAACTTGAG GTGATCAGTAATGGCAAGTACAAGAGTGTGGAGCACCGTGTGATTGCGCAGACTGACGGTGCAAGAATGTCAATTGCTTCATTCTACAATCCTGGAAGTGATGCTGTGATATATCCAGCACCAGCTCTGGTGGAGAAGGAGgcagaggaggagaagaaacaaGCTTACCCAAAATTTGTGTTTGACGACTACATGAAGCTTTATGCTGGAGTCAAATTCCAGGCCAAGGAACCAAGATTTGAGGCTCTGAAAGCTGTGGAGACTAATGTTCTTCTTGGTCAAACTCCAGTTGCTACTGCTTAA
- the LOC120000283 gene encoding E3 ubiquitin-protein ligase COP1-like — protein sequence MEEVSTGAIVPAVKPETNLSSGTDPPERATATVSSTGATAVADEEFLEVDKDFLCPICMQIIKDAFLTACGHSFCYMCIVTHLRNKSDCPCCGHFLTTNQLFPNLLLDKLLKKTSARQISKTATPVDHFHRALQQGCEVSIKDLDTLLSLLAEKKQKMEQEEAERNMQILMEFLQYLKKQKVDELNEVRTDLQFIKEDIDAVESHRLELFHTRDRFSMKLRVLGDDLSARKPWTALVDKNCSGSISSSHIIRGGMSSGNIPNKKLDLKAQVSSHGLQRKDASSGVSQSSLSVVRKKRVHVQFNDLQECYLQKRRQLANQPHKQQERDKTVINRAGYSAGLAEFQSVLSTFTQYSRLKVIAEIRHGDLFHAANIVSSIEFDRDDELFATAGVSRRIKIFDFSTVVNERTDVQCPVVEMSTRSKLSCLSWNKYDKHHIASSDYEGIVTVWDATTRQSVMEYEEHEKRAWSVDFSHTDPSMLVSGSDDCKVKVWCTNQEASVLNIDMKANICCVKYNPGSSNYIAVGSADHHIHYFDIRNSSQPLHVFSGHKKTVSYVKFLSNNELASASTDGTLRLWDVKDNLPVRTFRGHSNEKNFVGLTVNSDYIACGSETNEVYVYHKEICKPVTWHRFGSPNTDDTDEDAGSYFISAVCWKNDSPTMLTANSQGTIKVLVLAT from the exons ATGGAGGAGGTCTCAACGGGGGCTATAGTCCCTGCAGTGAAGCCAGAGACCAACCTTTCCTCCGGAACTGACCCACCTGAGCGTGCCACCGCCACCGTTTCTTCTACCGGAGCCACTGCTGTGGCGGATGAGGAATTCTTGGAGGTGGACAAGGACTTCCTGTGTCCGATTTGTATGCAGATTATAAAAGACGCATTCCTCACGGCCTGCGGGCATAGCTTCTGCTACATGTGCATAGTCACTCATCTTCGCAACAAGAGCGATTGCCCCTGTTGTGGCCATTTTCTCACCACCAATCAGCTTTTCCCTAATCTCTTGCTCGACAAG CTATTGAAGAAGACATCTGCTCGTCAAATATCAAAAACTGCGACACCCGTGGATCATTTTCATCGTGCATTGCAGCAG GGGTGTGAAGTGTCAATAAAGGATCTAGATACCCTTTTGTCACTTCTTGCGGAGAAGAAGCAAAAAATGGAGCAAGAAGAAGCGGAGAGAAATATGCAAATACTAATGGAATTCTTGCAGTATTTGAAGAAGCAAAAAGTTGATGAATTGAATGAG GTGCGAACTGATCTCCAGTTTATAAAAGAGGACATAGATGCTGTAGAAAGTCATAGATTAGAGTTGTTTCATACAAGGGACAGGTTCTCAATGAAATTGAGAGTGCTTGGAGACGATTTAAGTGCAAGAAAACCGTGGACTGCATTGGTAGATAAGAACTGTAGTGGTTCCATCTCCAGTTCTCACATTATAAGAGGAGGGATGTCTTCAGGGAATATCCCAAACAAGAAATTGGATTTAAAGGCTCAAGTAAGCTCCCATGGTCTTCAGAGAAAGGATGCTTCAAGTGGGGTGAGTCAATCTAGCCTGTCGGTGGTAAGAAAGAAGCGGGTCCATGTGCAG TTCAATGACCTGCAAGAGTGTTACCTGCAAAAGCGACGTCAGTTGGCAAACCAACCCCATAAACAACAGGAAAGGGATAAAACTGTTATAAATAGAGCTGGTTATAGTGCAGGCCTTGCAGAGTTTCAATCTGTTCTCAGTACCTTCACTCAATACAG CCGGCTGAAGGTCATTGCCGAAATCAGGCACGGGGATCTATTTCACGCGGCCAATATTGTATCAAG CATAGAATTTGATCGCGATGATGAATTGTTTGCCACTGCTGGAGTTTCTCGACGAATCaagatttttgatttttctacA GTTGTGAATGAGCGTACAGATGTGCAGTGTCCTGTTGTGGAGATGTCTACTCGTTCTAAACTTAGTTGCTTGAGTTGGAACAAATATGATAAGCATCATATTGCCAGTAGTGATTACGAGGGAATAGTGACAGTTTGGGATGCAACAACTCGGCAG AGTGTGATGGAATATGAAGAGCATGAAAAACGTGCATGGAGTGTTGATTTTTCTCACACAGATCCCTCAATGCTTGTGTCTGGCAGCGATGACTGCAAG GTAAAAGTTTGGTGCACAAATCAGGAGGCAAGTGTACTGAACATTGACATGAAAGCAAATATATGTTGTGTCAAGTATAATCCTGGATCTAGCAATTACATTGCG GTTGGTTCAGCGGATCATCACATCCACTATTTTGATATAAGAAACAGCAGCCAGCCACTGCATGTGTTCAGTGGGCACAAGAAAACTGTTTCATACGTGAAGTTCTTGTCTAACAATGAGCTTGCTTCTGCATCTACAGATGGCACATTGCGGTTATGGGATGTGAAGGACAATTTACCG GTACGTACCTTCAGAGGGCACTCCaacgagaaaaactttgttGGTCTTACAGTAAACAGCGATTATATTGCCTGTGGTAGCGAAACAAATGAAGTATATGTCTACCACAAG GAGATCTGTAAACCAGTAACATGGCATAGGTTTGGTTCACCCAATACAGACGATACTGATGAGGATGCAGGATCTTACTTCATCAGTGCTGTCTGCTGGAAGAATGATAGTCCTACAATGCTGACTGCAAACAGCCAGGGTACCATTAAAGTATTAGTTCTTGCAACTTGA